One Amycolatopsis thermophila DNA segment encodes these proteins:
- a CDS encoding helix-turn-helix transcriptional regulator, whose amino-acid sequence MTAKVLTGLLSEAGAEAYDRLHTAGQLTLGTGPGEFDLDSEVGRELLDAGLVTLAGAGGQPRFVRVVHPVIALRRLLDRQHRQLSALQGRLAESWERFADLVAPTTGLAQGALDGEDVQAVRDPAEMARLAAGLYRSPRRLLRATFNARSGHNPTTEGLLLPPPDAIAAGVEFRMLYDAEHASDEWGSHSIEQSVLAGEQARIRRSVPVKMMHVDDSVALVTIDRTGADGALHVRSPALLALLAEWFDALWDAPGTTTIGESAPAELTPARHKILRLLAAGLTDEAIARQTGTAVRTVRRHVGAILELLGVESRFAAGVAAVRRGWL is encoded by the coding sequence ATGACGGCGAAGGTGCTGACCGGCCTCCTGTCCGAAGCGGGCGCGGAGGCCTACGACCGGTTGCACACCGCCGGTCAGCTCACCCTCGGCACCGGGCCCGGGGAGTTCGACCTCGACAGCGAGGTCGGTCGCGAGCTGCTCGACGCGGGGCTCGTCACGCTGGCCGGCGCGGGTGGCCAGCCGCGGTTCGTGCGCGTGGTGCACCCGGTGATCGCGTTGCGGCGGCTGCTCGACCGGCAGCACCGGCAGCTCTCGGCGCTGCAGGGCCGCCTGGCGGAGTCGTGGGAGCGGTTCGCCGACCTCGTCGCGCCGACCACCGGCCTGGCGCAGGGCGCGCTCGACGGGGAGGACGTCCAGGCGGTCCGCGACCCGGCCGAGATGGCCCGCCTCGCCGCCGGGCTCTACCGGTCGCCGCGGCGGCTGCTGCGGGCGACGTTCAACGCGCGGTCCGGGCACAACCCGACCACCGAGGGCCTGCTGCTCCCGCCGCCGGACGCGATCGCCGCCGGCGTCGAGTTCCGCATGCTCTACGACGCCGAGCACGCGTCCGACGAGTGGGGTTCGCACAGCATCGAGCAGTCGGTGCTGGCCGGGGAGCAGGCCCGGATCCGCCGGTCGGTGCCGGTGAAGATGATGCACGTCGACGACAGCGTCGCCCTGGTCACGATCGACCGCACCGGCGCGGACGGCGCGTTGCACGTCCGCTCGCCGGCCCTGCTGGCCCTGCTCGCCGAGTGGTTCGACGCCCTGTGGGACGCGCCCGGCACCACCACCATCGGCGAGTCGGCCCCGGCCGAGCTCACCCCGGCGCGGCACAAGATCCTGCGCCTGCTGGCCGCGGGCCTCACCGACGAGGCGATCGCGCGACAGACCGGCACCGCCGTCCGGACGGTCCGCCGGCACGTCGGGGCGATCCTCGAGCTCCTCGGCGTGGAGAGCCGGTTCGCCGCCGGGGTCGCCGCGGTGCGCCGCGGCTGGCTGTAG
- a CDS encoding SDR family NAD(P)-dependent oxidoreductase — MKVAVVTGAAQGIGAATARRLAAGGAAVALLDVHDSSEVAAGIHGLAIRCDVSSEDSWAEAIERVHAELGPVDILISNACTVDVLPAHETTLESWNRQLSVNLTGTFLGFRACLADLSRNGTGAVVLTSSVHALVGLPGRPAYAATKAALTGLARQLAVEYGTVLRVNAVLPGPVLTAAWDGIGEADRRRSAEETAVKRLGRPEEVAAAIAFLAGDDASFVTGAALTVDGGWSVSKMSS, encoded by the coding sequence GTGAAGGTCGCGGTCGTCACGGGAGCCGCGCAGGGCATCGGCGCGGCGACCGCGCGGCGGCTCGCCGCCGGCGGTGCCGCGGTGGCGTTGCTGGACGTCCACGACAGCAGCGAGGTCGCCGCGGGCATCCACGGTCTCGCGATCCGGTGCGACGTCAGCTCCGAGGACTCCTGGGCCGAGGCGATCGAACGGGTGCACGCGGAACTCGGGCCGGTGGACATCCTGATCAGCAACGCCTGCACCGTCGACGTCTTGCCCGCCCACGAAACCACGCTGGAGTCGTGGAACCGGCAGCTGTCGGTCAACCTGACCGGCACGTTCCTCGGGTTCCGCGCCTGCCTGGCGGACCTGTCCCGCAACGGCACCGGCGCGGTGGTGCTGACCTCGTCGGTGCACGCGCTCGTCGGCCTGCCCGGCCGCCCCGCCTACGCCGCGACCAAGGCGGCGCTGACCGGCCTGGCCCGCCAGCTCGCCGTCGAGTACGGCACGGTTCTGCGGGTCAACGCGGTGCTGCCCGGGCCGGTGCTGACCGCCGCGTGGGACGGGATCGGCGAGGCGGACAGGCGGCGCAGCGCCGAGGAGACCGCCGTGAAGAGGTTGGGCAGACCGGAGGAAGTCGCCGCGGCGATCGCGTTCCTCGCCGGCGACGACGCCTCGTTCGTCACCGGTGCCGCACTGACCGTCGACGGCGGCTGGAGCGTCTCCAAGATGTCGTCGTGA
- a CDS encoding FadR/GntR family transcriptional regulator, producing the protein MSAYTGRGVHGQTVATLGARIVSGEIPQGAVIDLGDLGRDLDVSLTALREALKVLAAKGLVEARQKRGTSVRAREHWNLLDSDVIRWRSEAGDTAAVLRDLAEVRAVVEPAAASMAARRRDDDDLAELDAALEEMRTARGAAAEVAADLRWHRALLQATHNEMLARMDVFIEPALSLRDALVHETHAGDPVPSHAVVVDAIHRGDPGAAAAAVTALLDKAAEDVAGVIGVREKDDA; encoded by the coding sequence ATGAGTGCCTACACCGGTCGCGGTGTGCACGGCCAGACGGTGGCCACGCTCGGCGCGCGCATCGTGTCCGGGGAGATCCCGCAGGGGGCGGTGATCGACCTCGGCGACCTCGGCCGGGACCTGGACGTCAGCCTGACCGCGCTACGCGAGGCGCTCAAGGTGCTGGCGGCCAAGGGACTGGTCGAGGCGCGCCAGAAGCGCGGGACGTCGGTGCGGGCGCGGGAACACTGGAACCTGCTCGACAGCGACGTCATCCGCTGGCGCAGCGAGGCCGGCGACACGGCCGCGGTGCTGCGCGACCTCGCCGAGGTGCGGGCCGTGGTCGAACCGGCCGCCGCATCGATGGCCGCGCGGCGCCGGGACGACGACGACCTCGCCGAGCTGGACGCGGCGCTCGAGGAAATGCGCACGGCGCGCGGCGCGGCCGCCGAGGTCGCGGCCGACCTGCGCTGGCACCGGGCGCTGCTGCAGGCGACCCACAACGAGATGCTGGCGCGGATGGACGTGTTCATCGAGCCCGCGCTGAGCCTGCGGGACGCGCTCGTGCACGAAACCCACGCCGGCGATCCGGTGCCCAGCCACGCCGTCGTCGTGGACGCGATCCACCGCGGCGACCCCGGCGCCGCCGCGGCCGCCGTGACCGCACTGCTGGACAAGGCCGCCGAGGACGTCGCGGGTGTCATCGGCGTCCGGGAGAAGGACGACGCGTGA
- the glnA gene encoding type I glutamate--ammonia ligase, with protein sequence MFANAEEVLQFLADENVEFVDVRFCDLPGIMQHFTVPARAFDAEAFDEGVAFDGSSVRGFQSIHESDMLLLPDPYTARIDPFRAEKTLMMNFFVHDPFTRESYSRDPRNIARKAEEYISESSIADRAFFGPEAEFYIFDSVRFGNVEHTAFYEVDSVEGWWNTGRDEESGNLGYKTPFKAGYFPVSPRDHFADLRDQMVRNLEGVGIDVEKAHHEVGSGGQAEINYRFNTLLHAADDLQLFKYVVKNTAWEQGKTVTFMPKPLYNDNGSGMHCHQSLWDENGPLFYDEAGYGGLSDLARHYVGGILHHAPSLLAFTNPTSNSYHRLVPGFEAPINLVYSQRNRSACVRIPVTGSSPKAKRIEFRCPDSSGNPYLAFSAMLMAGLDGVRNKLEPPAPIDKDLYELPPEEARDVAQVPASLEAVIDRLEDDHEFLLAGGVFTEDVIDTWIAFKRETEIDPLRLRPHPYEFALTYDV encoded by the coding sequence ATGTTCGCGAACGCGGAAGAAGTCCTGCAGTTCCTCGCCGACGAGAACGTGGAGTTCGTCGACGTCCGGTTCTGCGACCTGCCCGGCATCATGCAGCACTTCACGGTGCCCGCGCGGGCGTTCGACGCCGAAGCCTTCGACGAGGGCGTGGCGTTCGACGGCTCCTCGGTGCGCGGGTTCCAGTCGATCCACGAGTCCGACATGCTGCTGCTGCCCGACCCCTACACCGCGCGGATCGACCCGTTCCGGGCCGAGAAGACGCTGATGATGAACTTCTTCGTGCACGACCCGTTCACCCGCGAGTCCTACAGCCGGGACCCGCGCAACATCGCCCGCAAGGCCGAGGAGTACATCAGCGAGTCCTCGATCGCCGACCGCGCGTTCTTCGGGCCCGAGGCGGAGTTCTACATCTTCGACTCGGTGCGGTTCGGCAACGTCGAGCACACCGCCTTCTACGAGGTCGACTCCGTGGAGGGCTGGTGGAACACCGGCCGCGACGAGGAGAGCGGCAACCTCGGCTACAAGACCCCGTTCAAGGCCGGCTACTTCCCGGTGTCGCCGCGCGACCACTTCGCCGACCTGCGCGACCAGATGGTGCGCAACCTGGAGGGCGTGGGCATCGACGTGGAGAAGGCGCACCACGAGGTCGGCAGCGGCGGCCAGGCCGAGATCAACTACCGGTTCAACACGCTGCTGCACGCGGCCGACGACCTGCAGCTGTTCAAGTACGTCGTGAAGAACACCGCGTGGGAGCAGGGCAAGACGGTCACCTTCATGCCCAAACCCCTCTACAACGACAACGGGTCGGGCATGCACTGCCACCAGTCGCTGTGGGACGAGAACGGGCCGCTGTTCTACGACGAGGCGGGGTACGGCGGGTTGTCGGACCTGGCGCGGCACTACGTCGGCGGGATCCTGCACCACGCGCCGAGCCTGCTGGCCTTCACCAACCCGACGTCGAACTCCTACCACCGGCTGGTGCCGGGGTTCGAGGCGCCGATCAACCTGGTGTACTCGCAGCGGAACCGGTCGGCGTGCGTGCGCATCCCGGTGACCGGGTCGTCGCCGAAGGCCAAGCGCATCGAGTTCCGCTGCCCGGACTCGTCGGGCAACCCGTACCTGGCGTTCTCGGCGATGCTGATGGCCGGGCTCGACGGGGTGCGCAACAAGCTGGAACCGCCGGCGCCGATCGACAAGGACCTGTACGAGCTGCCGCCCGAGGAGGCGCGCGACGTGGCGCAGGTGCCGGCGTCGCTGGAGGCGGTGATCGACCGGCTGGAGGACGACCACGAGTTCCTGCTCGCCGGCGGCGTGTTCACCGAGGACGTGATCGACACGTGGATAGCGTTCAAGCGCGAGACGGAGATCGACCCGCTGCGGTTGCGGCCGCACCCGTACGAATTCGCGCTGACCTACGACGTCTGA
- a CDS encoding DUF5131 family protein — protein sequence MRGGDSTIESATWNPATGCDRVSPGCDHCYALTFARRLQAMGNPAYRRDGDPRTSGPGFALTLHPDRLAVPVRWRRPRLVFTGSMTDLFHPGVPEEFLADVLDVMARAGQHTFFALTKRPARMATVLARLRPEPLPNVWWGVTVESNDHVRRADRLRETPAAIRFLSLQPLLGPLPDLDLTGLDWVYAGGESGPHARPMDAAWVRAVRDRCVAAGIPFLFKQWGGRTRNAGGRLLDGRTWDEMPLGWTPAGRRARVSP from the coding sequence ATGCGCGGTGGGGACAGCACGATCGAATCCGCGACGTGGAACCCGGCCACGGGCTGCGACCGCGTCAGCCCCGGCTGTGACCACTGCTACGCGCTGACCTTCGCGCGCCGGCTGCAGGCGATGGGCAACCCCGCCTACCGCCGCGACGGCGACCCGCGCACGAGCGGGCCGGGTTTCGCGCTCACCCTGCACCCCGATCGGCTCGCCGTTCCCGTGCGGTGGCGGCGGCCCCGGCTGGTCTTCACCGGGTCGATGACCGACCTGTTCCACCCCGGCGTTCCCGAGGAGTTCCTCGCCGACGTCCTCGACGTGATGGCGCGCGCCGGGCAGCACACGTTCTTCGCGCTCACCAAACGGCCCGCGCGGATGGCGACCGTGCTGGCCCGGCTGCGGCCCGAGCCGCTGCCCAACGTGTGGTGGGGCGTCACCGTCGAGAGCAACGACCACGTCCGGCGCGCCGACCGCCTGCGCGAAACCCCGGCCGCGATCCGGTTCCTGTCGCTGCAACCGCTGCTCGGGCCGCTGCCGGACCTGGACCTCACCGGCCTGGACTGGGTCTACGCCGGCGGGGAGTCCGGCCCGCACGCCCGCCCGATGGACGCGGCGTGGGTGCGCGCCGTACGGGACCGCTGCGTGGCGGCCGGGATCCCGTTCCTGTTCAAGCAGTGGGGCGGGCGGACCCGCAACGCCGGCGGGCGGCTCCTCGACGGCCGCACCTGGGACGAGATGCCACTGGGCTGGACACCCGCCGGTCGCCGGGCCAGGGTGTCGCCATGA
- a CDS encoding SRPBCC family protein, translating to MTSTRVSGFVRAPRPAVYRALTDARAIAAWRVPDDMTGRVHEFEAREGGRYRMSLIYDDPGRAGKSGARTDTFTGRFAALEPDRRVVELIEFDSPDPASQGVMTMTTTLSDADGGTEVVIEHEGIPDSVAPADNETGTRMALAKLAAFVEQRG from the coding sequence ATGACTTCGACACGGGTTTCCGGGTTCGTGCGGGCGCCGCGCCCGGCCGTCTACCGCGCGCTGACCGACGCCCGCGCGATCGCGGCGTGGCGGGTTCCGGACGACATGACCGGCCGGGTGCACGAGTTCGAGGCCCGCGAGGGCGGCCGGTACCGGATGTCGCTGATCTACGACGACCCGGGCCGCGCGGGCAAGTCCGGCGCCCGCACCGACACCTTCACCGGCCGGTTCGCCGCGCTGGAACCGGACCGGCGTGTGGTCGAGCTGATCGAGTTCGACAGCCCCGACCCGGCGTCGCAGGGCGTCATGACCATGACGACCACCCTGTCCGACGCCGACGGCGGCACCGAGGTCGTGATCGAGCACGAGGGCATCCCGGACTCCGTCGCCCCCGCGGACAACGAGACCGGGACCCGCATGGCGCTCGCCAAGCTCGCCGCGTTCGTCGAGCAGCGGGGCTGA
- the msrA gene encoding peptide-methionine (S)-S-oxide reductase MsrA — MRTFVLAGGCFWCLDAVYRTLRGVQDVVSGYTGGDTAGPTYEQVCTGRTGHAEAVAVTFDPEVIPAEVILDVFFTLHDPRQLNRQGADVGTQYRSAMFYADDAQRAEFEAAIKRASEWWDGEIVTTLEPLGEFYRAEEYHQDFFAKNPGQGYCLAVALPKVNKVRKSFAQYVV; from the coding sequence ATGCGGACGTTCGTGCTGGCCGGCGGGTGCTTCTGGTGCCTGGACGCGGTCTACCGGACGCTGCGCGGTGTGCAGGACGTGGTGTCCGGCTACACCGGTGGCGACACGGCCGGGCCCACCTACGAGCAGGTGTGCACGGGCCGGACCGGGCACGCGGAGGCCGTCGCGGTCACGTTCGACCCGGAGGTGATCCCGGCCGAGGTGATCCTCGACGTCTTCTTCACCCTGCACGACCCCCGGCAGCTCAACCGGCAGGGCGCGGACGTCGGGACCCAGTACCGGTCGGCGATGTTCTACGCCGACGACGCGCAGCGCGCCGAGTTCGAGGCCGCCATCAAGCGCGCGAGCGAGTGGTGGGACGGCGAGATCGTGACGACCCTGGAGCCGCTGGGCGAGTTCTACCGGGCCGAGGAGTACCACCAGGACTTCTTCGCCAAGAACCCCGGCCAGGGCTACTGCCTCGCGGTCGCGCTGCCCAAGGTGAACAAGGTGCGCAAGTCCTTCGCGCAGTACGTGGTGTGA
- a CDS encoding ArsR/SmtB family transcription factor has protein sequence MSSLGWTSAEQPVVATVTGLARELADPIRLTVLQLLAHEGPHGMTQLADILGVTPARLGNHLAKLRQAGLVATEQSGRHVTYRLADPAITAVLDALADYAGGALPLPGPATPPERLCYDHAAGRLGVAVLDHLLDEDAVRRRSDTDELELGPRAEEVLGRFGIDVSEVAGGRRKIATSCLDRTLRRPHLGGALGNAVLNRLRAEELVELDADGRTLTVRAARRLRSLVPGFAEVPGGLARNTGTTHPVAPGATSGLGVR, from the coding sequence GTGAGTTCCCTCGGATGGACCAGCGCCGAGCAGCCGGTGGTGGCGACGGTGACCGGCCTCGCCCGCGAACTGGCCGACCCGATCCGGCTGACCGTGCTGCAACTGCTCGCCCACGAGGGCCCGCACGGCATGACCCAGCTCGCCGACATCCTCGGCGTCACACCCGCCCGCCTCGGCAACCACCTGGCGAAGCTGCGGCAGGCCGGGCTGGTGGCCACCGAGCAGAGCGGCCGGCACGTGACCTACCGCCTGGCGGACCCGGCGATCACCGCGGTGCTCGACGCCCTGGCCGACTACGCGGGCGGCGCGCTCCCCCTGCCCGGCCCGGCCACACCGCCGGAACGGCTGTGCTACGACCACGCCGCCGGCCGGCTGGGGGTGGCCGTGCTGGACCACCTGCTCGACGAGGACGCGGTGCGCCGCCGCTCCGACACCGACGAGCTGGAGCTGGGGCCGCGGGCGGAAGAGGTGCTGGGGCGCTTCGGGATCGACGTGTCCGAGGTGGCCGGGGGCCGCCGCAAGATCGCGACGAGTTGTCTGGACAGGACGTTGCGGCGGCCGCATCTCGGTGGGGCGCTGGGCAACGCGGTGCTGAACCGGTTGCGGGCGGAGGAGCTGGTCGAGCTCGACGCGGACGGGCGGACGCTGACCGTGCGGGCCGCGCGGCGGTTGCGTTCCCTCGTGCCCGGGTTTGCCGAGGTTCCGGGCGGGTTGGCCAGGAATACTGGGACCACGCACCCTGTTGCCCCGGGTGCAACCAGTGGACTCGGTGTGAGGTGA
- a CDS encoding MFS transporter has translation MQALRRYWHGQVPPPGPFRVMALGALVTTAGGGAWYTTWAVYLTTVAGLPPPVVGLGLMVAGGAGLLAATPVGALADRIGPRALLAVLIATEGVSMGAFVFAQHVAVFLPVAVLNTMADRATAGVRTAYVAQLADERTRVGLLARQRVASHLGYTVGAAAGSVCLTLGTPAAFHVLIAVNAVTSLIYAAMITRLPVVPPAARERRSLVRDPAFLAVVTTTGLLSLCWGLVSTALPLWLVGNTHLPAGLAGVVVIVNSLGVALLQVAASRGCSGPRRGALRAAWSGTALAVACLLFAATSGGSGAVAVGLVLLAATAHLAGELWFIAARWSLTLGLTPSGATGRYQGVAATAQAGAQMISPALMTLLIGSWGRPGWFVLAAVFLAAGGATVPAARWAVRTRAGVLSRPPSIGGTGSGPRRRHP, from the coding sequence ATGCAGGCGCTGCGCAGGTACTGGCACGGCCAGGTCCCGCCGCCCGGCCCGTTCCGGGTGATGGCGCTCGGGGCGCTGGTCACCACGGCGGGGGGCGGCGCCTGGTACACCACGTGGGCGGTCTACTTGACGACGGTCGCGGGGTTGCCGCCGCCGGTCGTCGGGCTGGGGCTGATGGTGGCCGGCGGTGCGGGCCTGCTGGCGGCGACGCCCGTGGGGGCGCTGGCGGATCGGATCGGCCCGCGGGCGCTGCTCGCGGTGCTGATCGCGACGGAGGGCGTGTCGATGGGCGCGTTCGTGTTCGCCCAGCACGTCGCGGTGTTCCTGCCGGTCGCGGTGCTCAACACGATGGCCGATCGCGCCACGGCAGGGGTCCGCACCGCCTACGTCGCCCAGCTCGCCGACGAGCGGACCCGGGTGGGGCTCCTCGCCCGGCAGCGGGTCGCGAGCCACCTCGGGTACACGGTGGGTGCCGCGGCCGGGTCGGTGTGCCTGACGCTGGGGACGCCGGCGGCGTTCCACGTGCTGATCGCGGTCAACGCGGTCACGTCGCTGATCTACGCGGCGATGATCACGCGGTTGCCGGTGGTGCCGCCGGCCGCTCGGGAGCGCCGGTCGCTGGTGCGGGACCCCGCGTTCCTCGCCGTGGTGACGACGACCGGGTTGTTGTCCCTGTGCTGGGGGCTGGTGTCGACCGCGCTGCCGTTGTGGCTGGTGGGGAACACGCACCTGCCGGCCGGGCTCGCCGGGGTGGTGGTGATCGTGAACTCGCTCGGTGTGGCGTTGCTGCAGGTGGCGGCGAGCCGGGGATGCAGCGGGCCGCGGCGCGGGGCCCTGCGGGCGGCCTGGTCGGGGACCGCGCTGGCCGTCGCGTGCCTGCTGTTCGCGGCGACGAGTGGCGGGAGCGGCGCGGTGGCGGTGGGGCTGGTGCTGCTGGCGGCGACGGCCCACCTGGCGGGGGAGTTGTGGTTCATCGCGGCCAGGTGGTCGCTGACGCTCGGCCTGACCCCGTCCGGCGCGACCGGCCGGTACCAGGGCGTGGCGGCGACCGCGCAGGCCGGCGCGCAGATGATCAGCCCCGCGCTGATGACACTGCTGATCGGCAGCTGGGGCCGGCCCGGCTGGTTCGTCCTCGCGGCGGTGTTCCTGGCCGCCGGGGGTGCCACCGTCCCCGCCGCCCGCTGGGCCGTGCGCACCCGGGCGGGTGTCCTGAGCCGTCCGCCGTCCATCGGAGGAACAGGTTCCGGTCCGCGCCGACGGCACCCCTGA
- a CDS encoding SDR family oxidoreductase translates to MTDLGLTGAVVLVTGGVRGVGRGISRVFRDHGARVVTCARREPAEPGGDFIACDVRDPDQVGSMIERIAGEHGRLDVVVNNAGGSPFARAAEASPRFSDRIVQLNLLAPLLVAQHANAVMQGQDGGGSIVMISSVSATRPSPGTAAYGAAKAGLDNLTATLAVEWAPKVRVNALDVGMVRTEQAHLHYGDDAAVEAVGKTVPLGRLAEPEEVGQCAAFLASPLASYVSGATLKVHGGGEVPAFQAAADVNREGS, encoded by the coding sequence GTGACGGATCTGGGGCTGACGGGTGCGGTGGTGCTGGTGACCGGCGGTGTCCGCGGTGTCGGCCGCGGGATCAGCCGGGTGTTCCGCGACCACGGCGCCCGCGTGGTGACCTGCGCGCGGCGCGAGCCCGCGGAACCGGGCGGCGACTTCATCGCGTGCGACGTCCGTGATCCGGATCAGGTCGGGAGCATGATCGAGCGGATCGCCGGCGAGCACGGCCGCCTCGACGTCGTGGTCAACAACGCCGGCGGTAGCCCGTTCGCGCGCGCGGCCGAGGCCTCGCCCCGGTTCTCCGACCGGATCGTGCAGCTGAACCTGCTGGCGCCGTTGCTGGTCGCCCAGCACGCGAACGCCGTCATGCAGGGGCAGGACGGTGGTGGTTCGATCGTGATGATCTCCAGCGTCAGCGCGACCCGGCCTTCTCCGGGAACCGCCGCGTACGGGGCGGCGAAGGCGGGGCTGGACAACCTCACCGCGACCCTGGCCGTCGAGTGGGCGCCGAAGGTGCGGGTCAACGCGCTCGACGTGGGCATGGTGCGGACCGAGCAGGCGCACCTGCACTACGGCGACGACGCGGCGGTCGAGGCGGTGGGCAAGACGGTGCCGCTGGGCCGGCTGGCCGAGCCGGAGGAGGTCGGGCAGTGCGCCGCGTTCCTGGCTTCCCCGCTGGCTTCCTACGTCTCGGGAGCGACGTTGAAGGTGCACGGCGGCGGTGAGGTCCCCGCGTTCCAGGCGGCCGCGGATGTCAATCGGGAGGGTTCGTGA
- a CDS encoding SDR family oxidoreductase: MSRLCQDRVVVVTGAGRGIGRAHALAFAAEGARVVVNDVGVALDGSATADGPAAQVVAEIEARGGKAVASTDDVADFAGAKHLVRTALEHFGRLDVLVNNAGFVRDRMLVNLSEDEWDAVIRVHLKGHFAPLRHAAEYWRGEAKAGRTPDARVINTSSGAGLLGSVGQSNYSAAKAGIAGLTVVAAAELARYGVTVNAIAPSARTRMTEEVFAGTMARPDSGFDAMAPENVSPLVVWLGSTESAGVTGRVFEVEGGKVSLAQAWRHGPAADKGQRWEPSELGPVVEKLIAEAPAPEPVYGAN; encoded by the coding sequence GTGAGCAGGTTGTGCCAGGACCGCGTGGTCGTCGTGACCGGCGCGGGACGCGGGATCGGGCGGGCGCACGCGCTCGCGTTCGCCGCGGAGGGGGCGCGGGTCGTCGTCAACGACGTGGGAGTGGCCCTCGACGGCTCGGCGACCGCGGACGGTCCCGCGGCGCAGGTCGTCGCCGAAATCGAGGCGCGGGGCGGGAAAGCGGTCGCCAGCACCGATGATGTCGCCGACTTCGCCGGCGCGAAGCACCTCGTCCGCACCGCGCTGGAGCACTTCGGCCGGCTGGACGTGCTCGTCAACAACGCCGGCTTCGTGCGCGACCGGATGCTGGTCAACCTGAGCGAGGACGAGTGGGACGCGGTGATCCGCGTACACCTCAAGGGCCACTTCGCGCCGTTGCGGCACGCCGCGGAGTACTGGCGGGGCGAAGCGAAGGCCGGCCGGACGCCGGACGCGCGGGTGATCAACACCAGTTCCGGGGCGGGTTTGCTGGGGAGCGTGGGGCAGTCCAACTACTCGGCGGCCAAGGCCGGGATCGCCGGGCTGACGGTGGTCGCCGCGGCGGAACTCGCGCGGTACGGGGTGACGGTGAACGCGATCGCGCCGTCGGCGCGGACGCGGATGACCGAGGAGGTGTTCGCGGGCACGATGGCCCGCCCGGACTCCGGCTTCGACGCGATGGCGCCGGAGAACGTCTCGCCGCTGGTGGTGTGGCTGGGCAGCACCGAGTCGGCGGGGGTGACCGGCCGGGTCTTCGAGGTCGAGGGCGGGAAGGTGTCGCTGGCGCAGGCGTGGCGGCACGGTCCGGCAGCCGACAAGGGACAGCGCTGGGAACCGTCCGAACTCGGCCCCGTGGTGGAGAAGCTGATCGCCGAGGCGCCCGCCCCCGAACCCGTGTACGGAGCGAACTGA
- a CDS encoding enoyl-CoA hydratase family protein — MGITTKRDSHIETITVDYPPVNALPVRGWFDLAAAINAAGEDPDVHVVVLRAEGRGFNAGVDIKEIQRTEGYDALVGANRGCYAAFGAVYDCAVPVVAAVHGFCLGGGVGLVGNADVIVASADATFGVPEVERGALGAATHLARLVPQHLMRTLYFTARKITAAELHQHGSVYQVVPRGELDEAALAVARDIAAKDTRVVRAAKEALNGIDTQQVHRSYRFEQGFTFELNLLGASDAAREEFLNGR, encoded by the coding sequence ATGGGCATCACGACCAAACGCGACAGTCATATCGAGACGATCACAGTGGACTATCCCCCGGTGAACGCCCTGCCCGTGCGGGGCTGGTTCGACCTGGCCGCCGCGATCAACGCGGCCGGGGAGGATCCGGATGTGCACGTGGTGGTGCTGCGGGCCGAGGGGCGCGGGTTCAACGCCGGGGTGGACATCAAGGAGATCCAGCGCACCGAGGGTTACGACGCGCTCGTCGGCGCGAACCGGGGCTGCTACGCGGCTTTCGGTGCGGTGTACGACTGCGCGGTGCCGGTGGTGGCCGCGGTGCACGGGTTCTGCCTGGGCGGCGGCGTCGGGCTGGTGGGCAACGCCGACGTGATCGTGGCGTCGGCGGATGCGACGTTCGGGGTGCCCGAGGTGGAGCGGGGCGCGCTGGGTGCGGCGACGCACCTGGCCCGGCTGGTGCCGCAGCACCTGATGCGCACGTTGTACTTCACCGCGCGCAAGATCACCGCGGCCGAGCTGCACCAGCACGGCTCGGTCTACCAGGTGGTGCCGCGCGGCGAACTGGACGAGGCGGCGCTGGCCGTGGCCCGCGACATCGCGGCGAAGGACACCAGGGTGGTTCGCGCCGCGAAGGAGGCGTTGAACGGGATCGACACCCAGCAGGTGCACCGAAGTTACCGGTTCGAACAGGGGTTCACGTTCGAGCTGAACCTGCTGGGCGCGTCGGATGCGGCTCGTGAGGAGTTCCTGAATGGCCGATAA